A single Gemmatimonadota bacterium DNA region contains:
- a CDS encoding enoyl-CoA hydratase-related protein: MTAPLRLESKDGIATITLAQPERMNALSFGMLDALVDALDTVRRSDDRVLVLGAEGRAFCAGADRSEMTLRKPAEWEPIVDHYLDPVRRIADLDIPVIAKLQGDTVGGGFGLAIACDFRIAVEGIRLGAPFVRIGLAGCDMSAGYYLPRLIPLGAATEMMMTGKLVRTDEALALGLVHRVVAAEDLDTEVEALAERLRSGPPIALAFTKRAIRRSLDLDRDAEFDYEVFAQVNCIQTEDHQEGVRAFFDEKRAPVFKGR; encoded by the coding sequence ATGACGGCACCGCTGCGACTCGAGAGCAAGGACGGCATCGCGACGATCACGCTGGCCCAGCCCGAGCGGATGAACGCGCTCAGCTTCGGGATGCTCGATGCCCTGGTGGACGCGCTGGACACGGTCCGGCGCAGCGACGATCGGGTCCTCGTCCTCGGCGCGGAAGGCCGCGCCTTCTGTGCGGGCGCCGACCGCTCAGAAATGACCCTGCGCAAGCCCGCCGAGTGGGAGCCGATCGTCGACCACTACCTGGATCCCGTGCGCCGCATTGCGGACCTCGACATCCCGGTGATCGCGAAGCTCCAGGGCGATACCGTGGGGGGTGGCTTCGGACTCGCGATCGCCTGCGACTTCCGCATCGCGGTCGAGGGCATCCGACTAGGCGCGCCCTTCGTCCGCATCGGTCTCGCCGGCTGCGACATGTCGGCCGGCTACTACCTGCCCCGCCTCATCCCCCTCGGCGCCGCCACGGAGATGATGATGACCGGAAAGCTCGTGCGCACCGACGAGGCTCTCGCACTCGGGCTCGTCCACCGGGTGGTTGCCGCCGAGGATCTCGACACTGAAGTCGAAGCACTGGCCGAGCGCCTGCGCAGCGGTCCGCCCATCGCGCTGGCCTTCACGAAGCGCGCAATCCGCCGCTCGCTCGATCTCGATCGCGACGCAGAGTTCGACTACGAGGTGTTCGCCCAGGTGAACTGCATCCAGACCGAGGATCACCAGGAGGGGGTCCGGGCCTTCTTCGACGAGAAGCGCGCGCCGGTCTTCAAGGGACGCTGA
- a CDS encoding acyl-CoA dehydrogenase family protein → MAEPDFYLSDEQRELQRTLREFVAKEIAPIAAACDAEERYPVKLFPKLGELGYLGLRFPEEVGGSGGSCLDYAILCEELAYGSAGIALGIYVHMALACAALEAFGSETLKKTWLPPALRGEKIGAWAFAEAGAGSDAGSVATRAVADGDDYVLDGSKLFITNGPIADFLVVVASTAPEQRLKGLSLFLVERNRPGFRVAGSLSKLGVRASEMAELVFEDCRLPRENRIGRENRGFLDALRTLTLGRIASAAFATGVARAAFEATLAYAGERVQFGQPIGSFQAVRFGIADMAVQVEAARLLCHRAAIAADRGLPHGREANMAKLYATEACTRIVERALHYHGAAGFMSESPIQRFYRDCKVFELGEGSSELQRDMIARELGL, encoded by the coding sequence ATGGCCGAGCCCGACTTCTACCTCTCCGACGAGCAGCGCGAGCTGCAGCGGACCCTCCGGGAGTTCGTGGCGAAGGAGATCGCACCGATCGCCGCCGCCTGCGACGCCGAGGAACGGTATCCGGTGAAGCTCTTCCCGAAGCTGGGAGAGCTCGGCTACCTGGGCCTGCGCTTCCCCGAGGAAGTCGGCGGATCGGGGGGCAGCTGCCTGGACTACGCGATCCTGTGCGAGGAGCTGGCCTACGGCTCCGCGGGCATCGCGCTTGGAATCTACGTTCATATGGCGCTCGCCTGTGCGGCGCTCGAAGCCTTCGGCAGCGAGACGCTGAAGAAGACGTGGCTGCCGCCCGCGCTGCGGGGCGAGAAGATCGGGGCGTGGGCCTTCGCCGAAGCCGGCGCCGGGTCCGACGCCGGCTCCGTGGCGACCCGCGCCGTGGCCGACGGGGATGACTACGTTCTCGACGGATCGAAGCTCTTCATCACCAACGGCCCCATCGCCGACTTCTTGGTCGTGGTGGCCTCGACGGCGCCCGAGCAGCGGCTGAAAGGGCTCTCGCTCTTTCTCGTGGAGCGCAATCGGCCGGGCTTCCGTGTGGCGGGATCGCTCTCGAAGCTGGGCGTGCGCGCCTCGGAGATGGCCGAGCTCGTCTTCGAGGACTGCCGCCTGCCGCGCGAGAACCGGATCGGAAGAGAGAACCGGGGGTTCCTCGACGCCCTTCGGACCCTGACCCTCGGCCGAATCGCCTCGGCAGCCTTCGCCACGGGCGTGGCCCGCGCGGCCTTCGAAGCCACTCTGGCGTACGCCGGAGAGCGGGTACAGTTCGGGCAGCCCATCGGCTCCTTCCAGGCTGTGCGCTTCGGCATCGCGGACATGGCCGTGCAGGTCGAGGCCGCGCGCCTGCTCTGCCACCGCGCCGCCATTGCCGCGGACCGGGGCCTCCCCCACGGCCGCGAGGCCAACATGGCGAAGCTCTACGCCACGGAGGCCTGCACGCGCATCGTGGAGCGCGCACTCCACTACCACGGTGCCGCGGGCTTCATGTCCGAGTCGCCGATCCAGCGCTTCTACCGCGACTGCAAGGTCTTCGAGCTCGGCGAGGGCTCGAGCGAGCTTCAGCGCGACATGATCGCGCGAGAGCTCGGCCTGTAA